A section of the Chlorocebus sabaeus isolate Y175 chromosome 17, mChlSab1.0.hap1, whole genome shotgun sequence genome encodes:
- the TRIM40 gene encoding E3 ubiquitin ligase TRIM40 isoform X1 produces the protein MIPLHKDNQEEGVCPICQESLKEAVSTNCGHLFCRVCLTQHVEKASASGVFCCPLCRKPCSEEVLGTGYICPNHQKRVCRFCEESRLLLCVECLVSPEHVSHHELTIENALSHYKERLNRRSRKLRKDIVELQRLTAQEEKKLQALQFQVDHGNHRLEAGLESQHQTREQLDALPQQWLGQLEAMPAEVARILDISRAVTQLSSLVIDLERTAKELDTNTLKNAGDLLNRSTPQKLEIIYPQLEKRVNELLLQPSSEALTCSSLGHLTSRSPQPPLSPFSNLSRPPLDLPSASSGLPAPEHVPISSCPPSSPDA, from the exons ATGATACCTTTGCATAAGGACAACCAGGAGGAGGGTGTCTGCCCCATCTGCCAGGAGAGCCTGAAGGAGGCCGTGAGCACCAACTGCGGACATCTCTTCTGTCGAGTGTGCCTGACACAGCACGTGGAGAaggcctcagcctccggggtctTCTGCTGCCCCCTCTGCCGGAAGCCCTGTTCTGAGGAGGTGCTGGGGACAGGCTATATCTGCCCCAACCACCAGAAGAGGGTGTGCAGATTCTGTGAGGAGAGCAGACTTCTTCTATGTGTGGAATGCCTGGTGTCCCCTGAACACGTGTCTCATCATGAACTGACCATAGAAAATGCCCTCAGCCACTACAAG GAACGACTCAACCGCCGGAGCAGGAAGCTCAGAAAGGACATTGTGGAACTTCAGCGACTCACGGCTCAGGAGGAGAAGAAACTGCAGGCTCTGCAG TTTCAGGTAGACCATGGGAACCAcaggctggaggctgggctgGAGAGCCAGCACCAAACCAGGGAACAGCTGGATGCCCTCCCTCAGCAGTGGCTGGGCCAGCTGGAGGCCATGCCAGCAGAAGTGGCCAGAATCCTTGACATCTCCAGGGCAGTAACACAGCTCAGCAGCCTGGTCATTGATCTGGAGAGGACGGCCAAGGAATTAGACACCAACACACTGAAG aaTGCTGGTGACTTACTGAACAG GAGCACTCCACAGAAATTAGAGATTATTTATCCCCAGTTGGAGAAAAGAGTCAATGAATTGCTTCTTCAGCCATCCTCAGAAGCTCTGACCTGTTCATCCCTGGGACACCTCACTTcacgctcacctcagcctcctctctctcctttctccaacCTGTCCAGGCCCCCATTAGATCTACCCAGTGCATCTTCAGGCTTGCCAGCTCCTGAACATGTCCCCATTTCTTCATGCCCACCATCATCACCTGATGCCTGA
- the TRIM40 gene encoding E3 ubiquitin ligase TRIM40 isoform X2: MIPLHKDNQEEGVCPICQESLKEAVSTNCGHLFCRVCLTQHVEKASASGVFCCPLCRKPCSEEVLGTGYICPNHQKRVCRFCEESRLLLCVECLVSPEHVSHHELTIENALSHYKERLNRRSRKLRKDIVELQRLTAQEEKKLQALQQWLGQLEAMPAEVARILDISRAVTQLSSLVIDLERTAKELDTNTLKNAGDLLNRSTPQKLEIIYPQLEKRVNELLLQPSSEALTCSSLGHLTSRSPQPPLSPFSNLSRPPLDLPSASSGLPAPEHVPISSCPPSSPDA; the protein is encoded by the exons ATGATACCTTTGCATAAGGACAACCAGGAGGAGGGTGTCTGCCCCATCTGCCAGGAGAGCCTGAAGGAGGCCGTGAGCACCAACTGCGGACATCTCTTCTGTCGAGTGTGCCTGACACAGCACGTGGAGAaggcctcagcctccggggtctTCTGCTGCCCCCTCTGCCGGAAGCCCTGTTCTGAGGAGGTGCTGGGGACAGGCTATATCTGCCCCAACCACCAGAAGAGGGTGTGCAGATTCTGTGAGGAGAGCAGACTTCTTCTATGTGTGGAATGCCTGGTGTCCCCTGAACACGTGTCTCATCATGAACTGACCATAGAAAATGCCCTCAGCCACTACAAG GAACGACTCAACCGCCGGAGCAGGAAGCTCAGAAAGGACATTGTGGAACTTCAGCGACTCACGGCTCAGGAGGAGAAGAAACTGCAGGCTCTGCAG CAGTGGCTGGGCCAGCTGGAGGCCATGCCAGCAGAAGTGGCCAGAATCCTTGACATCTCCAGGGCAGTAACACAGCTCAGCAGCCTGGTCATTGATCTGGAGAGGACGGCCAAGGAATTAGACACCAACACACTGAAG aaTGCTGGTGACTTACTGAACAG GAGCACTCCACAGAAATTAGAGATTATTTATCCCCAGTTGGAGAAAAGAGTCAATGAATTGCTTCTTCAGCCATCCTCAGAAGCTCTGACCTGTTCATCCCTGGGACACCTCACTTcacgctcacctcagcctcctctctctcctttctccaacCTGTCCAGGCCCCCATTAGATCTACCCAGTGCATCTTCAGGCTTGCCAGCTCCTGAACATGTCCCCATTTCTTCATGCCCACCATCATCACCTGATGCCTGA